A single region of the Vanessa tameamea isolate UH-Manoa-2023 chromosome 18, ilVanTame1 primary haplotype, whole genome shotgun sequence genome encodes:
- the LOC113400207 gene encoding uncharacterized protein LOC113400207: MSGKAYTMKEMKTIVEYLTEHKAFGEIKGRKMWKDLADSKVTSRTWQSLKETFLKRILPDIHNPYYKLSNHEIASFKQGHDVEARLNNKLQIRSTSRDSTTESEGIINEEPDNGKDKNETNTADDGEGSNDEPKMQIVEIPDTDFNNDEVKDKTEVSAENVESNNALEEKTTHEPGKTINESPQKPESEDPLSKNDTLNVKNKNEEISIVLSDDDNTTKSNRNSTDVNLSDINKPKTSIETTQNSNTITDTLLPDNQEGFKENSQTLLLKINNKTIDKNKDIKRAKKRANSQENPSSAISKKRLEKDKLSISDTDTLIKNKNKLSTRSSPLTFNQKIPEEVEEPVLLGNSKGDQVMEDAPPQKEQDDKKTENLKDNENNSEELENPCLKSVSLYAEQFSNSKYTDSETSNIEDNTKNEKQNKKEEVSETKKDQKIKATNNFGVKYTKASTDVKKTPVEEKKTNTNAAKEVVILKSHSDSISDSGKEQQKKVVEPSVKQNRDKALANMFGFSSGGVTRSRKSSHKYRKQTSRKQKHNISSDSTDWTSDTGSEYISPPRGRKNRQTRKYLKPKSARILSLEEEGGLFVMYGKKIYPIVKDGKIIKNYVNLAPDNDNEREESFWKLKYVEEKKRTAELTKLLNQVKEQNEQEEISRIPALATTSRNQFLDENPKKISEVATDKKIPTDKDVAEPIAVHTQGEKTVKIKFTKNNEEVQLEGHWTHVNPVLAQVMQLFQKEPEIIIKETTKVKELPATGPQQLSGKSTPILEMIVDEEVQEKVDQIEGEIFKEIEEREKEKSPTPKQEIPKTENNITKRRGRPKKSQTSATEQSPAKKPRVEETEAKPDEVGTPTVPNSVTTKKSTRTPKKILTDNTGVTEDNFIKTRQTAKKSLEDTTKDSGPQDDNVRYKFPSRSPANRKSYSNNRSQKVTKNTRQRKSSSSVNFKIYSSPENLSLHSIESTQGYQDSDDSPVKTYLKRKKRTSFTLAPYRTRSQSRSQKVNPPYLTDDFTSESSNSYQGPPLQSMVIQNSTLKSDVYKSDSYQLLMNNVTLRNKSSSQLEKINEASPISDELQYISDQICKQISDFEIDMEGQEKENFRHTNTDSSSNVTLPTSPVLSIVENISINKSLLNNSHDSLLENKRPENDPNEHIMLNELMETDGDVSMPLMDRDCGVETATQNGVEYHYNLNVPKTTAAVSESFLNKINTVNITDPTLSDSFHYKLRDLILESAKKNLKGDYILMENCKDVEMKENVETKVSKSKKRSSTPRKRQSTRKLKLANTEPCIEEEHMETCSYTSRKSCPPMIQVSEYLDMELERNNSVKISEQPRGRRKKDIIKVKISKPKQKKISKEVVEKNIQNKQNSIHTDSGINDVESGVFLNTFNDSVDLIHNHSETCLNANECLGDSIEIIKNATKSIISLDSDSNDFDGNIPQFFGNVPDKMAYELFSSDAQDVSVLQKVIGVPEYKTAESASATVYHTPLGSLSPPDSLITEDLSGEIPEKITRNTRWYLLSEDEISNTNNLDINQNIMAPVSFGANLNQIFPITCAIPDLSTITEMSKENDENTRKSSNDMDTRNDLDSQSLFN; this comes from the exons ATGTCGGG aAAAGCATATACAATGAAGGAAATGAAAACTATAGTAGAATATTTAACGGAGCACAAAGCCTTTGGTGAAATTAAAGGCAGGAAAATGTGGAAGGACTTAGCAGATTCAaag GTTACAAGTAGAACATGGCAAAGCTTAAAGGAGACATTTCTTAAAAGAATATTACCTGATATTCATAATCCTTACTACAAGTTATCTAACCATGAAATAGCAAGTTTTAAACAAGG ACATGATGTAGAAGCAAGATTAAACAACAAGCTTCAAATTAGATCAACTAGTCGAGATTCAACCACAGAAA GTGAAGGCATAATAAATGAAGAACCTGACAACGGTAAAGACAAGAATGAAACAAATACTGCAG ATGATGGTGAAGGATCAAACGATGAACCTAAAATGCAAATAGTTGAGATTCCAGACACAGATTTTAATAATGATGAAGTTAAAGACAAAACGGAGGTGTCTGCAGAAAATGTAGAATCCAACAATGCTTTGGAAGAAAAAACTACTCATGAACCAGGCAAAACAATTAATGAGTCACCTCAAAAACCAGAATCAGAGGATCCATTATCAAAGAATGATACTTTgaatgtaaaaaacaaaaatgaagaaATCTCAATTGTACTAAGTGATGATGATAACACTACTAAAAGTAACAGAAACTCAACTGATGTAAATCTTTCtgatataaataaaccaaaaacCTCAATTGAAACTACACAAAATTCCAACACAATAACTGATACTCTTTTACCTGATAACCAAGAAGGATTTAAAGAAAACTCTCAAacattgctattaaaaataaataataaaacaatagataagaataaagatataaaacgtGCTAAGAAAAGAGCTAACTCTCAAGAAAATCCATCTTCAGCCATTAGTAAAAAGAGACTGGAAAAAGACAAACTATCCATATCAGATACAGACacattaatcaaaaacaaaaacaaactatcAACTAGATCTAGCCCACTCACATTCAACCAAAAAATCCCTGAAGAAGTTGAGGAGCCAGTCTTACTAGGAAATTCAAAAGGTGACCAAGTAATGGAAGATGCACCTCCACAAAAAGAACAAGATGACAAAAAGACTGAAAACTTAAaagataatgaaaataattcagaAGAGCTTGAGAACCCATGTTTAAAAAGTGTAAGTTTGTATGCTGAACAATTTTCAAACTCCAAGTACACTGATTCTGAAACAAGTAATATTGAAGATAATaccaaaaatgaaaaacaaaacaaaaaggaAGAAGTCTCTGAAACTAAGAAGGACCAAAAGATAAAAGCTACAAACAATTTTGGTGTCAAATACACCAAAGCAAGTACTGATGTTAAGAAAACACCAgtcgaagaaaaaaaaacaaatactaatgCAGCAAAAGAGGTTGTGATACTAAAGTCTCATTCCGATTCCATTAGTGATAGTGGTAAGGAACAACAGAAAAAAGTTGTCGAGCCTTCAGTAAAACAAAATAGAGACAAAGCCTTGGCAAATATGTTTGGATTTTCAAGTG GTGGAGTAACTAGAAGTCGCAAAAGTAGTCACAAGTATAGAAAACAAACATCTCGTAAACAAAAACA CAATATCAGCTCTGACTCAACTGACTGGACTTCGGATACCGGATCGGAATACATTTCTCCACCGCGAGGTCGAAAGAATAGACAGACTCGGaaatattt aaaACCTAAATCGGCCCGAATATTGTCATTGGAGGAGGAAGGCGGTCTGTTCGTAATGTACGGCAAGAAAATATATCCAATTGTGAAGGAcggcaaaataattaaaaactacgtCAACTTGGCACCAGACA ATGATAATGAACGAGAAGAGTCGTTTTGGAAATTGAAATATGTGGAGGAAAAAAAGAGAACTGCTGAATTAACAAA ATTGTTGAATCAGGTCAAGGAGCAAAATGAGCAAGAAGAAATTAGCAGAATTCCTGCACTGGCGACAACTTCCAg AAATCAGTTTTTGGATGAAAATCCGAAGAAAATCAGTGAAGTAGCTAcag ataaaaaaattccCACTGATAAAGATGTTGCAGAACCAATAGCTGTACATACACAAGGAGAGAAAAcagttaaaattaagtttaccAAAAACAATGAG gaAGTGCAATTGGAGGGCCACTGGACACACGTCAACCCAGTCTTAGCGCAGGTGATGCAGCTGTTTCAGAAAGAACCAGAAATTATAATCAAGGAGACAACAAAAGTTAAAGAGCTGCCAGCCACTGGGCCACAGCAGCTTAGTGGAAAATCAACACCTATACTTGAAATGATTGTCGACGAAG aaGTACAAGAAAAGGTTGACCAAATTGAAGGCGAAATCTTTAAAGAAATAGAAGAGagagaaaaagaaaaatcacCCACACCTAAACAAGAGATACCAAAAACGGAGAACAATATCACAAAAAG aaGAGGACGACCAAAAAAATCGCAAACTAGTGCTACTGAACAAAGCCCAGCAAAGAAACCAAGAGTTGAAGAAACTGAAGCTAAACCAGATGAAGTAGGCACTCCAACAGTACCAAACTCTGTTACAACCAAAAAATCTACTAGGACTCCAAAGAAGATTTTAACAG ATAATACTGGCGTAActgaagataattttattaaaacaagacAAACTGCTAAAAAATCGTTAGAAGACACAACAAAGGATTCAGGGCCTCAAGACGACAACGTTAGGTACAAGTTCCCATCACGTTCCCCAGCGAATAGAAAATCGTATTCCAACAACAGATCACagaaagtaacaaaaaatacaagacAGAGAAAATCTAGCAG TTCGGTgaacttcaaaatatattcctCGCCAGAAAACCTTTCCCTTCATTCTATAGAAAGTACGCAAGGTTATCAAGATTCGGACGACAGTCCCGTAAAGACATATCTAAAGAGAAAGAAACGAACGAGCTTCACATTAGCACCCTATAGAACTAGAAGTCAAAGTCGTTCTCAAAAAGTAAACCCTCCTTATTTGACCGATGACTTCACAAGCGAGTCGAGTAACTCTTACCAGGGACCTCCTCTACAGTCAATGGTAATTCAAAACTCGACTCTAAAATCGGATGTGTATAAATCAGATTCTTACCAACTACTGATGAATAACGTTACATTACGAAATAAAAGTTCTTCTCAACTTGAAAAAATTAATGAAGCGAGTCCGATCTCAGACGAATTACAATACATAAGCGATCAAATTTGTAAACAGATTTCCGATTTTGAAATCGACATGGAAGGccaagaaaaagaaaatttccGTCATACAAACACTGATAGTTCGAGCAATGTAACACTTCCAACTTCGCCAGTTTTGTCAATAGtggaaaatatatcaataaataaatctttattaaacaaTTCACATGACTCTTTGCTTGAAAATAAGCGCCCGGAAAACGATCCAAACGAACATATAATGTTAAATGAGCTCATGGAAACAGACGGAGATGTATCTATGCCGCTGATGGACCGGGACTGTGGTGTTGAAACAGCCACGCAAAATGGTGTAGAATAccattacaatttaaatgtgCCTAAAACAACTGCAGCAGTGTCTGAGTCgtttctcaataaaataaatacagttaaCATTACAGATCCAACCTTGTCTGATTCCTTTCACTATAAACTAAGAGATTTAATTTTGGAAAGTGCTAAGAAAAATTTGAAAGGCGactatattttaatggaaaattGCAAAGATGTAGAAATGAAAGAAAATGTAGAAACTAAAGTTAGTAAATCTAAAAAACGAAGCTCTACGCCTCGCAAACGCCAAAGCACACGTAAACTAAAACTAGCCAACACCGAACCCTGTATTGAAGAAGAGCACATGGAGACTTGTTCATACACAAGTCGGAAGTCATGCCCGCCTATGATCCAAGTTTCTGAATATTTAGACATGGAACTTGAAAGGAATAATTCTGTTAAAATTTCTGAACAACCTAGAGGGAGAAGGAAAAAAGATATCATAAAGGTAAAAATTTCAAAACCGAAACAGAAAAAGATATCAAAAGAAGTTGTAGAaaagaatattcaaaataaacagaATTCTATCCATACAGATAGTGGCATAAATGATGTTGAGTCAGGTGTATTTCTTAATACTTTCAATGACAGCGTTGATCTTATACATAATCATTCCGAAACTTGTCTTAACGCCAATGAATGCTTAGGAGACAgcattgaaataattaagaatGCCACTAAGTCAATCATATCCTTGGATTCTGACTCCAATGATTTTGATGGAAACATACCACAGTTCTTCGGCAATGTACCAGATAAAATGGCCTACGAGTTATTCTCCAGTGATGCTCAAGATGTGTCTGTACTTCAAAAAG taattggtGTACCGGAGTACAAAACCGCCGAAAGTGCTAGCGCCACCGTCTATCATACCCCTCTAGGAAGTCTGTCGCCTCCAGATAGTCTCATAACAGAAGACTTATCCGGTGAAATTCCCGAAAAGATAACTCGTAATACAAGATGGTATCTCCTTTCGGAAGATGAAATTTCTAATACTAATAACTTGGACATTAACCAAAACATAATGGCCCCTGTAAGCTTCGGCGCCAACTTAAACCAAATATTTCCTATTACATGTGCCATTCCTGATCTATCCACTATTACAGAAATGTCTAAAGAAAATGATGAAAATACAAGAAAATCCAGTAATGATATGGATACGAGAAATGATTTAGATTCACAGAGTTTGTTTAATTAg
- the Ric gene encoding GTP-binding protein Rit2, whose product MAEAAGTSRGLRVYKIVVLGDGGVGKSAVTLQFVSHSFLDYHDPTIEDSYQQQAVIDGEPALLDILDTAGQVEFTAMREQYMRCGEGFMLCYSVTDRRSFRAAAEYKRLLAQARPSERLPLVLVGNKLDLAPRFRQVTTEEGQALATQLGCPFYETSAALRHFVDDAFHGLVREIRRLERQRQSSLLEGGGRGRRRWRRLRSIFALVFRRRRRHATP is encoded by the exons ATGGCGGAGGCTGCAGGCACGTCGCGTGGCCTCCGCGTCTACAAGATTGTAGTACTAGGCGACGGGGGGGTGGGCAAGTCCGCGGTCACACTGCAATTTGTTAGCCACAGTTTTTTGGACTATCACGATCCCACAATAG aGGACTCATATCAGCAACAGGCAGTAATTGATGGCGAGCCTGCATTGTTGGATATATTAGATACAGCTGGGCAG GTGGAATTCACTGCGATGAGGGAACAATACATGCGGTGCGGGGAAGGCTTCATGCTTTGTTATTCAGTGACCGACCGGCGGTCCTTCCGTGCCGCGGCCGAGTACAAGCGGTTGTTGGCTCAGGCTCGCCCCTCAGAGCGACTGCCGCTGGTGTTGGTGGGAAACAAGTTGGACTTGGCGCCGAGGTTTAGACAA GTAACAACAGAGGAAGGCCAAGCTCTGGCCACGCAGCTGGGCTGTCCATTCTACGAGACATCGGCAGCTCTCCGTCACTTCGTGGACGACGCCTTCCACGGGCTTGTTCGGGAAATACGCCGCCTCGAGAGACAGAGacag TCGTCGCTGCTGgagggcggcgggcgcgggcggcggcgctgGCGGCGCCTGCGCAGCATCTTCGCGCTCGTGTTCCGACGCCGACGCCGACACGCCACGCCCTGA
- the LOC113400201 gene encoding WD repeat-containing protein 91 — protein sequence MAHIQLIDELVREYLLFRGFTTAVKAFDNDLKSDKDKGFRVDKIVEQIVHYINVSDLGGLKEYWSHLDSLIFSKLEIHVQPAVRKIEYSLYKLYLVTASQNAGSVRNDKVAEFLSKMLPELQGQSEWRDWFMLPYVQKPEENPSFSLYFTRTWQESVLVSLHNLLATVFQCMPQPTLTSYENDAALVKRLQDEIATLKGKTQQSTEKTSPIGHQSRLAQYSERLTGPLPLVDDFSAIPSEQFEGGIREARGLRGLLRQMGGSPFMGRKPGRSQSQN from the exons atggcaCATATTCAGTTAATTGATGAATTAGTTCGTGAATACTTACTCTTCAGAGGATTTACTACAGCTGTAAAAGCGTTCGATAACGACTTAAAATCAGATAAAGACAAGGGGTTCAGAGTTGACAAAATAGTAGAACAAATcgtacattatataaatgtctCAGACCTCGGAGGACTTAAAGAATACTGGTCACATTTAGACAGCCTTATATTCTCTAAGTTGGAAATTCATGTACAACCCG CTGTCCGTAAGATAGAATACAGTTTATACAAGCTATATCTAGTAACTGCATCGCAAAATGCTGGAAGTGTCAGAAATGATAAAGTAGCAGAATTCCTTTCTAAAATGCTACCAGAACTACAAGGTCAAAGTGAATGGAGAGATTGGTTCA TGTTACCTTATGTACAAAAACCTGAGGAGAATCCATCATTTAGCCTCTACTTTACAAGAACATGGCAAGAGAGTGTACTGGTGTCTCTGCATAATTTACTGGCCACAGTTTTTCAATGTATGCCACAGCCAACACTAACAAGTTATGAAAACGATGCAGCTCTTGTGAAACGATTGCAAGACGAAATTGCTACATTAAAAGGCAAA ACACAACAATCAACTGAGAAGACATCACCAATTGGCCACCAATCTCGGCTTGCCCAATATTCTGAACGTCTTACTGGGCCTCTTCCATTGGTTGATGATTTCTCTGCAATACCTTCAGAACAATTTGAAGGAGGAATCAGAGAAGCACGAGGTTTAAGAGGGTTGTTACGACAAATGGGTGGTAGTCCTTTTATGGGCAGAAAACCTGGTAGATCTCAAAGTCAAAATTAA